Proteins from one Vanessa atalanta chromosome 15, ilVanAtal1.2, whole genome shotgun sequence genomic window:
- the LOC125069134 gene encoding alanine aminotransferase 2-like, whose amino-acid sequence MSSMRIMINRAAASRVSSSVRRLTEPVERAVLLSQNTSNNLRTMASKAVTIENINPNILKLEYAVRGPLVIRAAEIEKELEKGAKKPFKKVIKANIGDAHAMGQVPITFIRQVLACVSLPELIDKADFPKDVKQRAREILGACGGRSVGAYSASHGIELIRRHVAQYIAARDGHPARWQDVCLSSGASTAIKNCLQLLCNDIGGKKSGVMIPIPQYPLYSASLAEYGLQQVGYYLDESSNWGLSIEELERSLKEAQKTCNVRALVVINPGNPTGQVLTRANIEAIIKFAHKHGLFLFADEVYQDNVYAKGSQFFSFKKVLCELGPEVESLELASFMSVSKGYMGECGLRGGWMELVHMQPDVQQHLFKCISAMLCPTVLGQTVVDCVAKPPAKGEPSYELWIKEKTAVLSSLNERAQMIAEAFNNMQGFKCNVVQGAMYAFPQIALSERAVGAARAAALAPDAYYASRLLEDTGICVVPGSGFGQAPGTYHFRTTILPQPALLKEMLAIFKDFHEKFTREHA is encoded by the exons ATGTCATCAATGAGGATCATGATAAACCGCGCCGCCGCCAGTCGAGTTTCGTCCAGTGTGAGGAGACTAACAGAGCCGGTGGAACGGGCAGTATTATTATCGCAGAACACATCAAACAATTTAAGAACTATGGCTTCAAAGGCAGTAAcgatagaaaatattaacccaaatattttaaaattggaatatgcTGTACGAGGACCGTTGGTAATTCGAGCAGCAGAAATTGAAAAGGAATTGGAAAAG gGAGCAAAGAAGCCTTTCAAGAAAGTGATCAAAGCTAACATCGGAGACGCCCACGCGATGGGACAGGTGCCGATCACGTTCATCAGACAA GTGTTGGCATGCGTGTCGCTCCCGGAGCTGATCGACAAAGCTGACTTCCCGAAAGACGTGAAGCAGCGAGCTCGGGAGATCCTCGGTGCGTGCGG CGGGCGCTCGGTGGGCGCGTACTCGGCGTCGCACGGCATCGAGCTGATCCGGCGCCACGTGGCGCAGTACATCGCGGCGCGCGACGGCCACCCGGCGCGCTGGCAGGACGTGTGCCTGTCGTCCGGCGCCTCCACCGCCATCAAGAACTGCCTGCAGCTGCTGTGCAACGACATCGGCGGGAAGAAGTCGG GTGTAATGATCCCGATCCCCCAGTACCCGCTGTACTCTGCATCGCTGGCTGAGTACGGACTGCAGCAGGTCGGCTACTATCTGGACGAGAGCTCCAACTGGGGCCTCAGCATCGAGGAGCTGGAGCGCTCGCTGAAGGAGGCGCAGAAGACCTGCAACGTGAGGGCGCTGGTCGTCATCAACCCCGGCAACCCGACCGGACAG GTGCTGACGCGCGCCAACATCGAGGCCATCATCAAGTTCGCGCACAAGCACGGCCTGTTCCTGTTCGCGGACGAGGTGTACCAGGACAACGTGTACGCCAAGGGCAGCCAGTTCTTCTCCTTCAAGAAG GTGCTGTGCGAGCTGGGCCCGGAGGTGGAGTCGCTGGAGCTGGCGTCGTTCATGTCGGTGAGCAAGGGCTACATGGGCGAGTGCGGCCTGCGCGGCGGCTGGATGGAGCTCGTGCACATGCAGCCCGACGTGCAGCAGCACCTGTTCAAGTGCATCTCCGCCATGCTGTGCCCCACCGTGCTGGGCCAGACCGTCGTCGACTGCGTC GCGAAACCGCCGGCCAAAGGCGAGCCCTCGTACGAGCTGTGGATCAAGGAGAAGACGGCCGTGCTGAGCTCGCTCAACGAGCGCGCACAGATGATCGCCGAAGCCTTCAACAACATGCAGGGCTTCAAGTGCAACGTCGTGCAG GGCGCCATGTACGCGTTCCCGCAGATCGCGCTGTCGGAGCGCGCGGtgggcgcggcgcgcgcggcggcgctGGCGCCCGACGCCTACTACGCCTCGCGCCTGCTCGAGGACACCG GTATCTGCGTGGTGCCCGGCAGCGGGTTCGGCCAGGCGCCCGGCACGTACCACTTCCGCACCACCATCCTGCCGCAGCCCGCCCTGCTCAAGGAGATGCTGGCCATCTTCAAGGACTTCCACGAGAAGTTCACGCGCGAGCACGCCTAG